The following are encoded together in the Desulfovibrio aminophilus genome:
- a CDS encoding tripartite tricarboxylate transporter substrate binding protein — translation MKLRLGRMFLLFALMLGLCAGPAFAGSYPEKPINMIIAFTAGGSSDVQARIMQKYWNKLGTESWIFVYKAGAGGAIGFGEIAHADADGYTIGGVNVPHIVLQPLAQGAQYKISDFAYICQVVNDPQVVAVRKDSPYKSVKEVFDAAKAAPGKVKLGLVGPFSGHHLMMLGVKSNFKLDFAEVMYKGAADQNAALLGGEVDVIFGNVNDVMRSLDRLTILGVAAEKRNAFLPDVPTLKEQGYDVVSDIRRAFVAPKGIAPEKLKFLRDAFKKIATDPDYLADMKKAGQPAEYMDGAEFEAYVQKKAEEDRALLESYGLLKK, via the coding sequence ATGAAGCTACGCCTCGGTCGGATGTTCCTGCTCTTCGCCCTCATGCTCGGCCTTTGCGCCGGACCGGCCTTCGCCGGGTCCTACCCCGAAAAGCCCATCAACATGATCATCGCCTTCACTGCGGGCGGGTCCAGCGACGTGCAGGCCCGCATCATGCAGAAGTATTGGAACAAGCTCGGCACCGAATCCTGGATTTTCGTCTACAAGGCGGGCGCGGGCGGGGCCATCGGCTTCGGCGAGATCGCCCACGCCGATGCCGACGGCTACACCATCGGCGGCGTGAACGTGCCGCACATCGTGCTCCAGCCCCTGGCCCAGGGCGCGCAGTACAAGATCAGCGACTTCGCCTACATCTGCCAGGTGGTCAACGACCCGCAGGTCGTGGCCGTGCGCAAGGACAGCCCCTACAAGTCCGTGAAGGAAGTCTTCGACGCCGCCAAGGCCGCCCCCGGCAAGGTCAAGCTCGGCCTGGTGGGCCCCTTCTCCGGCCACCACCTCATGATGCTCGGCGTCAAGTCCAACTTCAAGCTGGACTTCGCCGAGGTCATGTACAAGGGCGCCGCGGACCAGAACGCGGCCCTGCTGGGCGGCGAAGTGGACGTGATCTTCGGCAACGTCAACGACGTCATGCGCAGTCTGGACCGGCTGACCATCCTGGGCGTGGCCGCCGAGAAGCGCAACGCCTTCCTGCCCGACGTTCCGACCCTCAAGGAACAGGGCTACGACGTCGTCTCCGACATCCGCCGCGCCTTCGTGGCCCCCAAGGGCATCGCGCCCGAGAAGCTCAAGTTCCTGCGCGACGCCTTCAAGAAGATCGCTACCGACCCCGACTATCTGGCCGACATGAAGAAGGCCGGACAGCCCGCCGAGTACATGGACGGAGCGGAATTCGAAGCCTACGTCCAGAAGAAGGCCGAGGAAGATCGCGCCCTGCTCGAGTCCTATGGCCTGCTGAAGAAGTAA
- a CDS encoding UxaA family hydrolase, which translates to MSLGKVLGYRRENGRVGIRNHVVVLPLDDLSNAACEAVANNVKGALALPHAYGRLQFGEDLMLTFRTLIGIGSNPNVAAVVVIGIEPEWTKIIVDGIAKTGKPVTGFAIERTGDIGTIAEASRKAKEYMHWATELQKTEVDLSEIWVSVKCGESDTTSGLASNPTVGNAIDKLVDAGATCSFGETSEITGAEMVCKERAATKELGEKFYQTWKSYDDFINEFKTDDLSGSQPTKGNIRGGLTTIEEKAFGNLQKIGKKARYVGVLGPAEAPTGKGLWFMDTSSAAAEAVTLWAAAGFVAHFFPTGQGNIIGNPIEPVIKLTANPLTAKTMSEHVDYDCSAILRGEMTLDQSGDNLLDMLRRTCNGRLTCAEVLGHREFILTKLYRSA; encoded by the coding sequence ATGAGCCTGGGAAAAGTTCTCGGATACCGTAGGGAAAACGGCCGGGTGGGCATCCGCAACCATGTGGTGGTCCTGCCGCTCGACGACCTCTCCAACGCGGCCTGCGAAGCCGTGGCCAACAACGTCAAGGGCGCCCTGGCCCTGCCCCACGCCTACGGCCGTCTGCAGTTCGGCGAAGACCTGATGCTGACCTTCCGAACCCTCATCGGCATCGGCTCCAACCCCAACGTGGCCGCCGTGGTGGTCATCGGCATCGAGCCCGAGTGGACCAAGATCATCGTCGACGGCATCGCCAAGACCGGCAAGCCGGTCACCGGCTTCGCCATCGAGCGCACCGGCGACATCGGCACCATCGCCGAGGCCAGCCGCAAGGCCAAGGAATACATGCACTGGGCGACCGAACTCCAGAAGACCGAGGTGGACCTCTCCGAAATCTGGGTCTCGGTGAAGTGCGGCGAGTCCGACACCACCTCCGGCCTGGCCTCCAACCCCACCGTGGGCAACGCCATCGACAAGCTGGTCGACGCCGGAGCCACCTGCTCCTTCGGCGAGACCTCGGAGATCACCGGCGCCGAGATGGTCTGCAAGGAACGCGCGGCCACCAAGGAACTCGGCGAGAAGTTCTACCAGACCTGGAAGTCCTATGACGACTTCATCAACGAGTTCAAGACCGACGACCTCTCCGGCTCCCAGCCGACCAAGGGCAACATCCGCGGCGGCCTGACGACCATTGAGGAAAAGGCCTTCGGCAACCTCCAGAAGATCGGCAAGAAGGCACGCTACGTGGGCGTTCTCGGCCCCGCCGAGGCCCCCACCGGCAAGGGCCTCTGGTTCATGGACACCTCCTCGGCGGCCGCCGAGGCCGTGACCCTCTGGGCCGCCGCCGGTTTCGTGGCCCACTTCTTCCCCACGGGCCAGGGCAACATCATCGGCAACCCCATCGAACCGGTGATCAAGCTCACGGCCAACCCGCTGACCGCCAAGACCATGAGCGAGCACGTGGACTACGACTGCTCGGCCATCCTGCGCGGCGAGATGACCCTCGACCAGTCGGGTGACAATCTGCTCGACATGCTCCGTCGGACCTGCAACGGTCGCCTGACCTGCGCCGAGGTCCTCGGACACAGGGAGTTCATTCTGACCAAGCTCTACCGGAGCGCCTAG
- a CDS encoding UxaA family hydrolase translates to MIQFLVHEKGDSVGVATVDIRAGETAQGLFMDSQAKVEVKALDDIPLGHKIALEPMDIGGTVLKYGHDIGKVVAAFKKGNHVHIHNLKTKRW, encoded by the coding sequence ATGATCCAATTCCTGGTTCACGAAAAAGGAGACTCCGTGGGCGTGGCCACGGTGGACATCCGGGCCGGCGAAACGGCCCAGGGACTGTTCATGGATTCCCAGGCCAAGGTCGAGGTCAAGGCCCTGGACGACATCCCGCTGGGTCACAAGATCGCCCTGGAGCCCATGGATATCGGCGGAACGGTGCTCAAGTACGGCCATGACATCGGCAAGGTGGTCGCCGCCTTCAAGAAGGGGAACCACGTCCACATCCACAACCTCAAGACCAAGAGGTGGTAA